A stretch of the Gemmatimonadota bacterium genome encodes the following:
- the ddlA gene encoding D-alanine--D-alanine ligase: MKKTRVGILFGGKSAEHEVSLQSARNIIDAIDKTKYEVVPIGIDKSGQWFLNEAEQLLPEANTEGLSDADQNALITLMPEGRGELVGQSASDSVDVVFPVLHGPLGEDGTVQGFLRLADVPYVGADVLGSAVGMDKDVMKRLLRDANIPVAAWRTVLQFQLESLDVDDVISELGLPLFVKPANLGSSVGVSKVHDKSALIPALEEAFRYDKKVLIEAFVEGREIECSVLGNETPIVSIPGEILPQHEFYSYEAKYLDEKGAILHIPADLSEEAVKQVQALAIRTFQILCCEGMARADFFLKNDGTFVVNEINTIPGFTRISMYPKLWEASGISYSELIDRLIQLGIERYEREQKHKTSFF, from the coding sequence ATGAAAAAGACCCGCGTGGGAATACTATTTGGTGGAAAATCAGCAGAGCACGAAGTATCACTACAATCTGCGCGCAACATCATCGACGCGATTGACAAGACCAAATACGAAGTCGTGCCAATAGGAATCGACAAATCGGGCCAATGGTTCTTAAACGAAGCCGAACAACTATTGCCCGAAGCCAATACAGAAGGACTTTCCGACGCAGATCAAAACGCACTGATTACGTTGATGCCAGAAGGGCGCGGTGAACTCGTGGGACAGTCTGCGTCCGACTCGGTCGATGTGGTCTTTCCCGTCTTGCACGGCCCCCTGGGAGAAGACGGTACAGTACAGGGATTTTTGAGATTGGCCGATGTCCCCTATGTGGGTGCCGATGTACTCGGCTCTGCTGTGGGGATGGACAAAGACGTGATGAAACGCTTGTTGCGCGATGCCAATATTCCCGTTGCCGCGTGGCGAACAGTACTTCAGTTCCAGTTGGAAAGTTTGGATGTAGATGATGTGATTTCAGAACTGGGATTGCCCCTATTTGTAAAGCCCGCAAATCTGGGTTCATCGGTCGGCGTGAGTAAGGTACACGACAAAAGCGCGCTAATCCCCGCGTTGGAAGAGGCATTTCGATACGACAAGAAAGTACTGATCGAGGCTTTTGTCGAAGGACGAGAAATCGAATGTTCGGTATTGGGCAATGAAACGCCCATTGTCTCAATCCCCGGCGAGATCTTGCCCCAGCACGAGTTTTATTCCTACGAAGCGAAATATCTTGATGAAAAAGGCGCAATCTTGCACATTCCCGCTGATTTATCCGAAGAAGCTGTAAAGCAGGTACAGGCCCTTGCCATTCGCACATTTCAAATCCTGTGCTGTGAGGGCATGGCACGCGCGGATTTCTTTCTCAAAAATGACGGCACCTTTGTCGTAAATGAAATCAATACCATTCCCGGCTTTACGCGGATCAGCATGTATCCCAAACTGTGGGAGGCCAGTGGCATATCTTATTCGGAATTGATTGATCGCCTCATTCAACTGGGCATCGAACGCTACGAACGCGAGCAAAAACACAAGACATCGTTTTTCTAA
- a CDS encoding DedA family protein, producing the protein MEYFAELWNSFFAYFTELWDSFLIYFTELWDSFLAYLRDQPPGWIYFFLFLGAFLENIVPIIPGDTLIVFGAYLAGIGIIAVWPAYFVMWIGSAVGCLLLYAIAFVKGRSFFLRLNIKFLNEENLHRTETWFNRYGDKIVIFNRFLPAVRIFVGIVAGISQMHPLRMTLYVLFGTLLWNSLLIYFGFTVGENWQIVVAVLKTYNRILAILMVVGILGFWWWRRKKNQREK; encoded by the coding sequence TTGGAGTACTTTGCTGAACTCTGGAATTCGTTTTTCGCCTACTTTACTGAACTCTGGGATTCTTTTCTCATCTACTTTACTGAACTCTGGGATTCTTTTCTCGCCTATTTGAGAGACCAACCGCCAGGGTGGATTTACTTTTTTTTGTTTCTGGGTGCTTTTTTAGAGAACATAGTGCCTATCATTCCGGGTGATACCCTGATTGTATTCGGCGCGTATTTGGCTGGCATTGGAATAATCGCTGTTTGGCCTGCGTATTTTGTAATGTGGATAGGCAGTGCAGTGGGCTGCTTGCTCCTTTACGCCATCGCATTTGTAAAAGGGCGATCGTTCTTCTTACGGCTCAATATAAAGTTCTTAAATGAAGAAAATCTGCACCGCACCGAAACATGGTTCAATCGCTATGGCGACAAAATCGTCATTTTCAACCGATTTTTGCCCGCCGTGCGGATATTTGTCGGCATTGTGGCCGGCATTAGCCAGATGCACCCCCTGCGTATGACGCTTTACGTGTTATTTGGCACATTATTGTGGAATAGTCTGCTGATCTACTTTGGCTTTACGGTCGGCGAAAACTGGCAAATCGTAGTCGCTGTACTGAAAACTTATAATCGCATACTGGCAATTTTAATGGTTGTGGGCATACTCGGATTCTGGTGGTGGCGACGAAAAAAAAATCAGAGAGAAAAATGA
- the ispD gene encoding 2-C-methyl-D-erythritol 4-phosphate cytidylyltransferase, producing MNYAIILAAGSGKRMGTHIPKQFLDLAGRPVLAWTLTAFERADRIDRVVLVVGREDIDTCREQFGKKKFSKVVEVIAGGAERQDSVACGLQAIPQDADVVAIHDGARAYVTPAEINAVVLAAAKSGAAVLGTLVTDTVKRVQGDQVVKTLDRSALRAVQTPQAFRRDVIFRAHRAARESGYLGTDDTALVERLGEAVTIVPGRSDNIKITSPEDLDMGLHILEQRGEVTPTLRIGQGYDAHQLAEDRALILGGVHIPHEKGLLGHSDADVLTHVVIDALLGALVAGDIGQLFPDTDAAYKDISSLTLLARVTHILKESHAQVLNVDATVMAQRPKLSSYIEQMRENMARALEVSVDLISVKATTTEYMGFVGREEGISAQAVALIKKY from the coding sequence ATGAACTACGCCATCATTCTCGCTGCTGGGTCGGGAAAGCGAATGGGCACGCATATCCCCAAGCAATTTCTCGACCTTGCCGGACGTCCCGTATTGGCCTGGACATTGACCGCATTTGAACGCGCAGACCGCATTGACCGCGTTGTGCTGGTCGTGGGGCGTGAAGACATCGATACTTGTCGAGAACAATTCGGAAAGAAAAAATTCTCCAAAGTCGTCGAAGTGATCGCTGGCGGTGCAGAACGGCAGGATTCTGTGGCATGTGGGCTACAGGCGATACCTCAAGATGCCGACGTAGTTGCTATCCACGATGGCGCACGGGCTTATGTAACGCCCGCAGAAATCAATGCCGTAGTTCTGGCAGCCGCTAAAAGCGGTGCCGCTGTTTTGGGCACACTGGTAACAGATACGGTAAAACGCGTGCAGGGCGATCAAGTCGTAAAAACTCTGGACAGATCGGCATTGCGGGCCGTGCAAACGCCCCAGGCATTTCGCCGCGATGTGATCTTCCGCGCCCATCGTGCCGCACGCGAATCGGGATATCTGGGTACAGATGACACGGCTCTGGTAGAGCGTTTGGGAGAAGCCGTAACCATTGTGCCCGGGCGATCGGACAATATCAAAATTACATCGCCAGAAGACCTAGACATGGGTTTGCACATTTTAGAACAACGAGGCGAAGTGACACCGACATTGCGAATAGGTCAGGGCTATGATGCACATCAACTCGCGGAGGACCGTGCGTTAATTTTGGGCGGCGTACATATTCCCCACGAAAAAGGATTGCTGGGCCACTCAGATGCAGATGTATTGACCCATGTCGTCATCGATGCCTTGTTGGGCGCCCTGGTTGCTGGCGACATTGGTCAGCTCTTTCCCGATACAGACGCCGCGTACAAAGATATCTCGAGTCTCACATTGCTGGCGCGCGTAACTCACATCCTGAAAGAATCACACGCGCAGGTGCTCAATGTGGATGCAACCGTGATGGCGCAACGCCCAAAGCTATCGTCGTACATTGAACAAATGCGCGAAAACATGGCGCGCGCATTGGAAGTGTCGGTTGATCTCATATCGGTAAAAGCAACCACAACCGAATACATGGGTTTTGTCGGACGCGAAGAAGGCATATCAGCACAGGCGGTAGCGTTAATAAAAAAATATTGA
- a CDS encoding mandelate racemase/muconate lactonizing enzyme family protein translates to MKIKNYETYVLGTPWRNLTYLFIELEDGTRGVGEARVLGKTHTVLEFLKDTRRHFIGHSVYDIEDLYCRFTLHDFGVPGEVVMTGLALVEMACWDCIGKLTNQPVYNLIGGKTIERVPAYANGWYTVERSPEEYARAAQKVIDRGYIGLKFDPFGNGNLELTRDEFFKSVELIEAVHSVVGDRVQIFVEMHGRFAAHQAIEIAKAIEHLHPGWIEEPTRPEDLGALTKVAQHTSIPIATGERLYKAAEFRDLFPMRVVDIIQPDLNQCGGLLETKKIASTAETYNVMVAPHNVGGIITTVATLHLMATLRNGKVLEHFNDFADEHVKRAGTPYPEVVDGHFELPGGPGWGVEIDIDFLRQHDGDKIDGIYADPGLNMFVNADWARREQDQYNT, encoded by the coding sequence TTGAAAATCAAAAATTACGAAACTTATGTGCTGGGAACGCCCTGGCGCAATTTGACGTATTTATTTATCGAACTGGAAGACGGCACGCGCGGGGTTGGTGAAGCGCGCGTCCTGGGCAAAACGCACACTGTGCTGGAATTTCTGAAAGATACCAGACGTCACTTTATCGGGCACAGTGTGTACGATATAGAGGACCTGTATTGCCGATTTACACTCCACGATTTCGGTGTGCCCGGTGAAGTTGTGATGACGGGGCTGGCACTCGTAGAGATGGCGTGTTGGGATTGCATTGGCAAATTGACCAATCAGCCCGTGTACAATCTGATCGGCGGCAAAACCATTGAACGCGTGCCCGCTTATGCAAATGGTTGGTACACAGTGGAGCGTTCGCCAGAAGAATATGCCAGAGCAGCTCAAAAAGTGATTGACCGTGGATATATTGGTCTAAAATTCGATCCATTTGGAAATGGCAACCTGGAACTGACGCGCGACGAATTTTTCAAATCCGTTGAATTGATCGAAGCCGTACATTCCGTCGTGGGTGACCGCGTACAAATATTTGTGGAAATGCACGGTCGGTTTGCAGCGCATCAGGCCATCGAAATCGCCAAAGCAATTGAACACCTGCATCCGGGATGGATTGAAGAACCGACGCGCCCAGAAGATTTGGGTGCATTGACCAAAGTAGCGCAACATACATCCATCCCAATAGCAACTGGAGAAAGACTTTACAAAGCCGCGGAATTTAGAGACCTGTTCCCCATGCGGGTCGTGGATATCATCCAGCCGGATTTGAACCAGTGTGGCGGCCTGCTGGAAACCAAGAAAATCGCCTCAACGGCTGAAACCTACAACGTGATGGTCGCACCGCACAACGTCGGCGGAATTATCACCACCGTTGCGACCCTTCACCTGATGGCAACTCTCCGCAATGGCAAAGTACTCGAACATTTTAACGATTTTGCAGATGAGCACGTCAAACGCGCGGGAACACCGTACCCCGAAGTCGTAGATGGTCATTTCGAATTGCCCGGAGGTCCTGGCTGGGGCGTAGAGATCGACATCGACTTCTTACGACAGCACGACGGCGACAAAATAGACGGCATATACGCCGATCCCGGCCTGAACATGTTTGTCAACGCCGACTGGGCCAGACGGGAACAGGATCAGTATAATACATAG
- the queA gene encoding tRNA preQ1(34) S-adenosylmethionine ribosyltransferase-isomerase QueA, protein MKRSDFYYELPNHLIAQYPTAERDESRLMVVNRACREIEHRIFRELPNFLRAGDCLVLNETRVFPARLKGYRPITRGAVELLLLHPNGDSWEAMARPGRRLRIGAEIAFEGSDLIAIVEDVLDSGNRRVRFEGKGSLDELLKTHGHVPLPPYIRREDRASDKERYQTVYARVRGSVAAPTAGLHFTPDLLTKIEALGISLARILLHVGPGTFKPVKTDDVRDHKMDAEFWKIDESAAETVNRCRANGGRIIAVGTTSVRTLESAAVKIGANWQLKSGSDWTHTFIYPPYNFQLVDGLITNFHLPESTLLMLVAAFMGRNFAIRAYREAVREAYRFYSYGDAMVIL, encoded by the coding sequence GTGAAACGTTCTGATTTTTATTACGAACTGCCCAATCACCTGATCGCACAATACCCAACGGCTGAGCGCGATGAGTCGCGTTTAATGGTAGTAAATCGCGCATGTCGCGAGATTGAACATCGAATATTTCGAGAATTGCCCAACTTTTTGCGTGCAGGCGATTGTCTGGTATTGAACGAAACACGGGTATTTCCCGCACGCTTAAAGGGATACCGGCCAATCACCAGAGGCGCAGTAGAACTTTTGCTCCTGCATCCCAATGGCGATAGCTGGGAAGCAATGGCACGGCCCGGGCGGAGATTGCGAATTGGGGCTGAAATTGCTTTTGAAGGATCTGACCTGATTGCCATTGTCGAAGATGTACTCGATTCGGGCAACCGCCGCGTTCGGTTCGAAGGCAAAGGATCGCTTGACGAACTGTTAAAAACGCATGGCCATGTACCATTGCCACCCTATATTCGCCGAGAAGATCGCGCTTCTGATAAAGAGCGGTATCAGACGGTCTATGCGCGCGTGCGCGGATCGGTCGCAGCCCCCACTGCAGGGCTTCATTTTACCCCCGACCTGTTGACAAAAATTGAAGCATTGGGCATAAGTTTAGCGCGAATCCTGCTACATGTAGGGCCGGGAACATTCAAACCCGTGAAAACAGACGATGTGCGCGATCACAAAATGGATGCGGAATTTTGGAAAATCGATGAAAGCGCAGCAGAAACCGTCAACCGATGCCGGGCAAATGGCGGTCGCATCATCGCAGTGGGAACGACATCGGTGCGAACACTTGAATCCGCAGCAGTAAAAATCGGGGCGAATTGGCAACTAAAATCCGGCTCGGACTGGACGCATACCTTTATCTATCCGCCCTACAATTTTCAATTGGTAGATGGTCTAATCACAAACTTCCATCTGCCAGAATCCACTTTACTCATGCTCGTCGCTGCATTCATGGGGCGCAATTTTGCGATACGGGCATACCGGGAAGCCGTACGCGAAGCCTATCGGTTTTACAGTTACGGCGATGCAATGGTGATATTATAG
- a CDS encoding phytanoyl-CoA dioxygenase family protein, translating to MEDLETQQYLLDLQGYLVVENVLTADEVATLNELFDQQKLPPPGETQRFGSAPDGPGFLQWGKPFCDLLDHPQIMPILRFRLGDCFRLDRLYGMYMKAGMGRGRLHADYGAMSPISGSMPGKYFNFPKHEITDGFMVVAWSLTDAGPDHGGFCCIPGSHKSNYRLPQKIFDAPEKSPLIIIPQAPAGSAILFTEALTHGTSAWYSKHERRSLLYKYCVAHTAWRPNRVQPPTNTELTPRQQILFREPAEPHRHFPSLFE from the coding sequence ATGGAGGACCTTGAAACACAACAATACCTGCTCGACTTGCAGGGCTACCTCGTCGTTGAAAACGTCTTAACTGCTGACGAAGTAGCAACACTCAATGAACTATTTGACCAACAAAAACTGCCCCCACCGGGCGAAACGCAGCGATTTGGTAGCGCGCCAGACGGGCCGGGCTTTCTGCAATGGGGAAAACCCTTTTGCGACCTCCTCGATCACCCTCAAATTATGCCCATATTGCGCTTCCGATTGGGCGACTGCTTTCGCCTGGATCGCCTCTATGGCATGTACATGAAAGCGGGCATGGGAAGAGGGCGTCTGCACGCCGACTACGGCGCCATGTCGCCCATTTCGGGATCAATGCCAGGCAAATACTTTAATTTTCCCAAACACGAGATCACCGACGGATTCATGGTCGTGGCGTGGAGTCTCACAGACGCGGGACCAGACCACGGGGGATTCTGCTGCATTCCCGGTAGCCACAAAAGCAACTACCGATTGCCACAAAAGATATTCGACGCCCCCGAAAAATCGCCCCTTATAATCATTCCACAGGCACCCGCTGGCTCTGCTATTTTATTTACCGAAGCTCTAACGCACGGGACATCGGCCTGGTACAGCAAGCACGAACGCCGCTCTCTCCTTTACAAATATTGCGTAGCGCACACAGCCTGGAGACCCAATCGCGTCCAACCGCCAACCAACACAGAACTGACACCGCGCCAGCAGATTCTCTTCAGAGAGCCAGCAGAACCCCATCGTCACTTTCCATCGCTCTTTGAGTGA